A stretch of the Pirellulales bacterium genome encodes the following:
- a CDS encoding efflux RND transporter periplasmic adaptor subunit, with the protein MSCPSLGRIAQRSLVPAWLAPLLALAAVAFGCREPEIQFKTSSGAPAVRVVHPELRDITRIVGQPSFVQSYERTSIYPKMTAYIENWIVDIGDTVKKGDVLANLFVPELVEDLGTKKATVELDKQRVDLALKLVEVAAADVEAAKARLEEAEAILADYQAQVDRWNVQVARLQRETDRGVVDPQVLLESRNQLKSSAAARDKAQATIAKAKAELLSEQANLGKANVDVGVARADLAVATSEVKRLEAWVGYLKLYAPFDGVIVSRNANTGDFVLPATGDPTAMRESPHLSPSGSAAPIYVVDRLDVVRVFVDVPESDADYVDQGTSANVLIRAYRDEEIPASVTRVSWSLNTTSRTLRAEIDLHNPDAKIRPGMYAYGKLKLERQGVRSLPLEAIEYSGDQTFCWLYQQERAVRTEIATGISDGDNIEVLRHRTASSDSDSEKQAAWVAFDGSERVILGDLSQLIDGEKVRTDSGQPAKNDPTSTASKGKTD; encoded by the coding sequence ATGTCGTGCCCGTCCCTTGGCAGGATCGCCCAGCGGTCGCTCGTGCCGGCGTGGCTTGCGCCGTTGCTCGCGCTGGCCGCGGTGGCCTTCGGATGCCGCGAGCCCGAAATCCAATTCAAGACCAGCAGCGGGGCCCCGGCAGTTCGTGTCGTGCATCCTGAGCTGCGCGACATCACGCGCATCGTCGGGCAGCCGAGCTTCGTTCAAAGCTACGAACGCACGAGCATCTATCCGAAGATGACGGCTTACATCGAGAATTGGATCGTCGACATCGGCGACACCGTCAAGAAGGGAGACGTGCTTGCCAACCTCTTCGTGCCTGAGTTGGTCGAAGATCTGGGTACCAAGAAAGCCACGGTCGAATTGGACAAACAGCGCGTGGACTTGGCGCTGAAGCTCGTCGAGGTCGCCGCGGCCGACGTCGAGGCCGCCAAGGCGCGCCTCGAAGAGGCCGAGGCCATCCTGGCCGATTACCAGGCCCAGGTCGATCGCTGGAACGTGCAAGTCGCAAGACTACAGCGCGAGACGGACCGCGGTGTGGTCGATCCGCAAGTCTTGTTGGAATCGCGGAATCAACTCAAGTCGAGCGCCGCGGCCCGCGACAAGGCCCAGGCAACGATCGCCAAGGCCAAGGCGGAGTTACTTTCCGAGCAGGCCAATCTCGGCAAAGCGAACGTCGACGTCGGCGTGGCCCGCGCGGATCTGGCCGTCGCCACGAGCGAGGTCAAGCGGCTCGAGGCCTGGGTCGGATACCTTAAGCTCTATGCGCCCTTCGACGGCGTGATCGTGTCGCGCAACGCCAACACCGGCGATTTCGTGCTGCCGGCGACGGGCGATCCTACCGCCATGCGCGAGTCACCTCACTTGTCGCCCAGCGGATCGGCCGCGCCGATCTACGTCGTCGATCGGCTGGACGTGGTGCGCGTGTTCGTCGACGTCCCCGAATCGGATGCGGATTACGTCGACCAGGGGACATCCGCCAACGTGCTCATCCGCGCCTATCGTGATGAAGAGATTCCGGCCAGCGTCACGCGTGTCAGTTGGAGCCTCAACACCACGAGCCGCACGCTGCGCGCGGAAATCGACTTGCACAATCCTGATGCCAAGATCCGCCCTGGCATGTACGCCTACGGAAAGCTGAAGCTCGAGCGGCAGGGAGTTCGCAGCTTGCCACTGGAAGCTATCGAATACAGCGGCGATCAAACGTTCTGCTGGCTGTACCAGCAGGAGCGGGCCGTGCGGACGGAAATCGCCACCGGCATCAGTGACGGCGACAACATCGAGGTCCTCAGGCACCGCACCGCCAGCAGCGATAGCGACAGCGAGAAGCAGGCAGCCTGGGTCGCCTTCGATGGAAGCGAGCGTGTCATTCTGGGCGATTTGTCGCAACTCATCGACGGCGAAAAAGTGCGGACCGACTCCGGCCAGCCTGCCAAAAACGACCCGACTTCGACCGCGTCGAAGGGCAAGACCGATTGA
- a CDS encoding TolC family protein — MQCALLALLLLLLTGPKMCRADAPRMTGAASSKKGDYAAPGQGVGYYSGYSGPRQTGRATATDEQNAIAPPKAQSSASASASALRVMQVSSQRRADESERVTPPESLPNPGYQESTPGPIPSLPAADPKEDPALRGIMTLKPAQLEETDLALPINLATALRLADARPLLVTAAQASAWVAEAQLQRAKVLWVPQFNAGTDYIRHDGFGPDFNRGLNTDARPLNQNINFMYSGIGLTQNVAMTDAIFQPLAARQTLNSKRWDIQSAKNDALFDTAKAYFSVHEFRGRYAGIVDTVQRGHKLVERIAFLSQDLVPKVEVDRAKRMLADLQQEAASARQMWRVASADLTQLLRLDPRVVVVPMEHDHLQITLIEPSRGLDELIPIGLINRPELASQQALVRSVAQMIRREKGRLLMPSLMLNGFQTPNEYIEFGAQGIGFDRQMNLWSLRDDLSPQALWQYEGLGFGNMARIKEQRGEQSRSIIEQFRIQDAVAGDVTRAQARLQAAAVRVVQAERAMREALITYEGNYEGLAQTTRFGNVLVQVYRPQEAVIALEHLWDGYKQYFSTVAEYNRAEFELFHALGYPAQEVAALRPPGDVQPVDTSRPAYLPPVGVGPPPATR; from the coding sequence ATGCAGTGCGCCCTCCTGGCACTGCTGCTCCTCCTGCTGACGGGGCCAAAGATGTGTCGGGCGGACGCGCCGCGAATGACCGGCGCCGCCTCTTCGAAAAAGGGCGACTACGCCGCTCCAGGGCAAGGTGTTGGTTACTACTCAGGCTATTCGGGGCCGCGACAGACGGGCCGTGCGACGGCCACCGACGAACAGAACGCCATCGCACCCCCGAAGGCGCAAAGCTCGGCGTCGGCCTCCGCCTCGGCGCTGCGCGTGATGCAGGTTTCGTCACAGCGCCGCGCCGACGAGTCCGAGCGCGTCACGCCGCCTGAGTCATTGCCGAATCCGGGGTATCAGGAGTCAACCCCCGGTCCGATTCCGAGCTTGCCCGCCGCGGATCCCAAGGAAGATCCCGCGCTGCGGGGAATCATGACGCTGAAACCTGCGCAGCTGGAAGAGACCGACCTGGCGCTGCCGATCAACCTGGCGACGGCCTTGAGGTTGGCCGACGCGCGGCCGCTGCTGGTCACCGCTGCGCAGGCGAGCGCCTGGGTCGCCGAGGCCCAGTTGCAGCGCGCCAAGGTGCTGTGGGTGCCCCAATTCAACGCCGGCACCGATTACATCCGCCACGACGGCTTTGGGCCGGATTTCAATCGCGGCCTCAATACCGATGCGCGCCCGCTGAATCAGAACATCAACTTCATGTACAGCGGCATCGGCCTGACGCAAAACGTCGCCATGACCGACGCCATCTTTCAACCTCTCGCCGCGCGGCAGACCCTGAACTCCAAACGTTGGGACATTCAGTCCGCCAAGAACGACGCGCTGTTCGACACCGCCAAGGCATATTTCAGCGTACACGAGTTCCGCGGTCGTTATGCGGGCATCGTCGATACGGTCCAGCGCGGCCACAAACTGGTCGAGCGGATCGCCTTTCTCAGCCAGGATCTGGTCCCCAAGGTCGAGGTCGATCGTGCCAAGAGAATGCTCGCCGATCTGCAACAAGAGGCCGCCTCGGCCCGGCAAATGTGGCGCGTCGCAAGCGCCGATCTAACCCAGTTGTTGCGACTCGATCCGCGCGTGGTGGTCGTCCCCATGGAACACGATCATCTGCAAATCACGTTGATCGAGCCGAGCCGCGGCCTCGACGAGTTGATCCCCATCGGGCTGATCAACCGTCCGGAACTGGCTTCGCAACAAGCGCTGGTGCGCTCCGTGGCGCAAATGATTCGACGCGAGAAAGGTCGGCTCCTGATGCCCAGCCTGATGTTGAACGGCTTCCAGACGCCCAACGAATACATTGAATTCGGCGCGCAAGGTATCGGCTTCGATCGGCAGATGAACTTGTGGAGCCTGCGCGACGACCTCAGCCCGCAGGCCCTCTGGCAGTACGAAGGGCTGGGCTTCGGCAACATGGCGCGCATCAAGGAGCAGCGCGGCGAGCAATCGCGGTCGATTATCGAGCAGTTTCGCATTCAAGACGCGGTCGCCGGTGACGTCACGCGGGCCCAGGCACGGCTGCAAGCGGCCGCGGTGCGCGTGGTGCAGGCCGAACGCGCAATGCGCGAGGCACTGATCACTTACGAGGGAAACTATGAAGGACTGGCACAGACCACGCGCTTCGGAAACGTGCTGGTGCAAGTCTACCGCCCGCAAGAAGCCGTGATTGCTCTTGAACACCTGTGGGACGGCTACAAGCAATATTTCAGCACGGTAGCGGAATACAACCGCGCAGAGTTCGAGCTATTCCACGCGCTCGGGTACCCGGCGCAGGAAGTTGCCGCGCTGCGTCCGCCGGGAGATGTTCAGCCCGTCGATACCAGTCGTCCGGCGTACTTGCCGCCGGTGGGCGTGGGGCCGCCGCCGGCGACGCGTTAG
- a CDS encoding NAD(P)-dependent oxidoreductase, with amino-acid sequence MAPGKTRLGWIGTGVMGASMCGHLLDRGFAMTVYNRTRKRAEPLLAKGAKWGDSPQAVAENSDVIFAIVGYPKDVREVMLGAQGALAGSKAGNILVDMTTSEPSLAEEIAAAAQKRGVHSIDAPVSGGDIGAREARLSIMIGGNAQVVEALRPCWEAMGKTIIHQGGAGAGQHTKMVNQTLIATNMIGVCEALLYGYRAGLNLETVMQSVAPGAAGSWSLSNLGPRIIANNFDPGFFVEHFIKDMGIALAESKRMNLCMPGLALAHQLYVALAAQGHSRDGTHALELALASMSGIDWKKR; translated from the coding sequence ATCGCACCCGGAAAGACCCGCCTGGGCTGGATCGGCACCGGTGTCATGGGCGCAAGCATGTGCGGCCATCTGCTCGACCGCGGCTTTGCCATGACGGTTTACAACCGCACGCGCAAGCGCGCCGAGCCGCTCTTGGCCAAGGGGGCCAAGTGGGGCGACTCGCCGCAGGCCGTGGCGGAAAACTCGGATGTGATCTTCGCGATCGTCGGCTATCCGAAAGATGTGCGCGAAGTCATGCTCGGCGCGCAAGGGGCGCTCGCCGGCAGCAAAGCGGGCAACATTCTCGTCGATATGACCACGAGCGAGCCGTCGCTGGCCGAGGAGATCGCCGCGGCCGCTCAGAAGCGCGGCGTGCATAGCATCGATGCCCCCGTTTCCGGCGGCGACATCGGCGCCCGCGAGGCCCGGCTGTCGATCATGATCGGCGGCAACGCCCAGGTGGTCGAAGCCTTGCGCCCCTGCTGGGAGGCGATGGGCAAGACGATCATTCATCAAGGCGGAGCCGGCGCCGGGCAGCACACCAAAATGGTCAACCAGACGCTGATCGCCACGAACATGATCGGCGTCTGCGAGGCGCTGTTGTACGGATATCGCGCCGGACTGAACCTGGAAACCGTCATGCAGTCGGTCGCCCCGGGCGCTGCCGGCAGTTGGTCGCTATCGAACCTCGGTCCGCGGATCATCGCCAACAATTTCGACCCCGGTTTCTTCGTCGAACATTTCATCAAGGACATGGGTATCGCCCTGGCCGAGTCGAAACGGATGAACTTGTGCATGCCGGGCCTGGCTCTGGCGCACCAGTTATACGTGGCGCTCGCGGCGCAAGGGCACTCGCGCGACGGCACGCACGCCCTCGAGCTGGCGCTCGCCTCGATGTCAGGCATCGATTGGAAGAAGCGCTAA
- a CDS encoding response regulator, translating to MPVEQQSPPVLLQPQTGPVTTGEGDRILIIDDEPSIVSALSAQLQQQGFVVSLAATGSQGRAAAHRERPQLIILDLRLPDIDGFTLCQELADDPNTCGTPVILLSAMVRPDIIRRSRAVGCQYFVRKPYDPGALLVLIHHSLEESRRWSAPL from the coding sequence ATGCCAGTCGAGCAGCAGTCTCCCCCCGTTCTGTTGCAGCCCCAAACCGGCCCGGTGACCACGGGCGAGGGCGATCGGATCCTGATTATCGACGACGAGCCTTCGATCGTCTCGGCCCTGTCGGCGCAATTGCAGCAGCAGGGCTTCGTTGTCAGCCTGGCAGCCACCGGCAGCCAAGGTCGTGCGGCGGCGCATCGGGAGCGGCCCCAGCTGATCATCCTCGATCTGCGGCTGCCCGACATCGACGGATTCACGCTCTGCCAGGAACTGGCCGACGATCCGAACACCTGCGGCACGCCGGTGATCCTGCTCAGCGCCATGGTGCGCCCGGATATCATTCGCCGCTCGCGCGCCGTGGGCTGCCAGTACTTCGTCCGCAAGCCCTACGACCCGGGTGCGCTGTTGGTGCTGATTCATCATTCGCTGGAAGAATCGCGGCGATGGAGCGCCCCCCTGTAA
- a CDS encoding penicillin acylase family protein, with protein MKPLRIKNPRRRFSAARDENGVPHIHAGSFPSALYGLGFLHAVDRPTQMLFGHAVASGRSTELIADKPELLEADRFFRRAGLFLTLETGVQQLDDVTFSNVTAYCEGVNDGMKQYGRSLPMWATGFQMHPWNQQSVLLIGNLLNFGGLAVGQQQNERILLELIQTGVDRDMLRELFEPLLDNADFDLLEKIKISNRLSNEALELLTDLPRLAGSNAWAVAPARSASGGALLASDPHLEVNRLPALWYEAALEWDEDWLMGATLPGCPFFAVARTSRLAWGVTYLKGDTSDYFIEDCRKGPQGRWQYRRGETWVDFQVREEKILRKGAEPERLNVYYNPQGTLDGDPNQLGDGYQLLTAWTGDTGGGERSMQTWLELVGCTSTLDAMDLVRECPQPTLCWIFADSEGHIGRQANGQFPIRGNGHSGLLPIPAWDESNHWQGWMSTDLLPRVYDPPEGYVSSANESILGDDGSALVTLPVPSYRKRRIDERLAALDHATLEDMQALQYDVISLQARDLLEVFLPELPEGAIKDRLSAWNCSYDPASVEATLFSRLYRNVLLEIFGQDAEHGGLGWRRMLYLCSRVGFAMPVVTSLDRLLKKQDSLWWAGRDKGQLIRKAAAALASEPDQPWSRTNAFSFTNRFFEGQLVGRTLGLHTSELPMPGCHATPFQGHLLRSATRETTFAPSYHFVADASRPEAWTNLPGGPSESWFSRWYKNDIPRWCSGQYKKLAVDGMR; from the coding sequence ATGAAGCCCCTACGGATCAAGAATCCTCGACGGCGGTTCTCCGCGGCTCGTGATGAAAACGGCGTACCTCATATTCACGCCGGATCTTTTCCCAGCGCCCTGTACGGGCTGGGCTTCCTGCACGCCGTCGATCGGCCGACGCAAATGCTCTTCGGCCACGCCGTGGCCAGCGGTCGTTCGACCGAACTGATCGCCGACAAGCCCGAGCTCTTGGAGGCCGACCGCTTCTTCCGCCGCGCCGGATTGTTCCTCACCCTCGAAACCGGTGTACAGCAGCTCGACGACGTCACCTTCAGCAATGTCACGGCGTATTGCGAAGGAGTCAACGACGGCATGAAGCAATACGGCCGCTCGCTGCCGATGTGGGCCACAGGGTTTCAAATGCACCCCTGGAATCAACAGTCGGTGCTGTTGATCGGCAACCTGCTGAATTTCGGCGGGCTGGCCGTCGGGCAACAGCAGAACGAGCGCATCTTGCTGGAACTGATTCAAACCGGCGTCGATCGCGACATGCTGCGCGAGCTGTTCGAGCCGCTCTTGGACAACGCCGATTTCGACCTGCTGGAAAAGATCAAAATCTCGAACCGGCTGTCGAACGAAGCGCTCGAACTACTGACCGATCTGCCGCGCCTGGCCGGCAGCAACGCCTGGGCGGTCGCGCCGGCGCGCAGCGCCTCGGGCGGGGCGCTCTTGGCTTCGGATCCCCACTTGGAAGTGAACCGGCTGCCGGCCCTGTGGTACGAGGCGGCGCTGGAATGGGATGAAGACTGGCTGATGGGGGCCACGCTGCCGGGCTGCCCCTTCTTTGCCGTGGCTCGCACGAGCCGGCTCGCCTGGGGCGTCACGTATCTCAAGGGGGATACGAGCGACTATTTCATCGAAGACTGCCGCAAGGGCCCCCAGGGGCGCTGGCAGTATCGTCGCGGCGAGACATGGGTCGACTTTCAGGTGCGCGAAGAAAAAATCTTGCGCAAGGGGGCCGAGCCCGAACGGCTGAACGTCTATTACAACCCGCAAGGCACGCTCGACGGCGACCCCAATCAACTCGGCGACGGCTATCAACTGCTCACGGCCTGGACCGGCGACACCGGCGGCGGCGAGCGCAGTATGCAAACCTGGCTCGAACTGGTCGGTTGCACCAGCACGCTTGATGCCATGGACCTGGTGCGCGAATGCCCGCAGCCAACTTTGTGCTGGATCTTTGCCGATAGCGAGGGGCACATCGGCCGGCAGGCAAACGGCCAGTTCCCCATTCGCGGTAACGGCCACAGCGGGCTGTTGCCCATTCCTGCCTGGGATGAAAGCAATCACTGGCAGGGCTGGATGTCGACCGACCTCCTGCCGCGCGTCTACGATCCGCCCGAAGGGTACGTGTCGAGCGCGAACGAAAGCATCCTGGGGGACGATGGCTCGGCACTTGTGACCTTGCCGGTCCCTAGTTATCGCAAGCGCCGCATCGACGAGCGGCTGGCCGCACTCGATCACGCCACCCTCGAAGACATGCAAGCCTTGCAGTACGACGTCATCAGCTTGCAAGCGCGCGATCTCTTGGAGGTATTCCTGCCCGAGCTGCCAGAGGGCGCGATCAAGGATCGGCTGTCGGCCTGGAATTGCAGCTACGATCCGGCGAGCGTCGAGGCAACGCTCTTTTCTCGCCTCTATCGCAACGTTCTTTTGGAAATCTTCGGACAGGATGCAGAGCATGGCGGCCTCGGCTGGCGGCGCATGCTGTATCTCTGCTCGCGCGTGGGATTCGCCATGCCGGTCGTGACGAGTCTCGATCGGCTGCTCAAGAAACAAGACAGTTTGTGGTGGGCTGGCCGCGACAAGGGACAGTTGATTCGCAAAGCGGCCGCCGCGCTAGCCAGCGAGCCCGACCAGCCCTGGAGCCGGACGAACGCCTTCAGCTTTACGAACCGGTTCTTCGAAGGGCAGCTCGTCGGACGCACGCTCGGCTTGCACACCTCCGAGTTGCCCATGCCAGGCTGCCATGCGACTCCCTTTCAAGGGCATTTGCTGCGCTCGGCCACGCGCGAGACGACGTTCGCTCCGTCGTATCATTTCGTCGCCGATGCGAGCCGACCCGAGGCCTGGACGAACCTTCCGGGCGGCCCCAGCGAGAGTTGGTTCTCGCGCTGGTACAAGAACGACATCCCCCGCTGGTGCTCCGGCCAGTACAAAAAACTGGCCGTCGACGGCATGCGGTAG
- a CDS encoding site-2 protease family protein, with translation MSTPYEPFSDQPPYPASSTITVASGPVPESQIPPLPPRRYRTRPRRVLLPALLFVATCVATFWAGSNPSIQIMRHDFVNQVFPGFGGGADGIMLIGRWHDGLVYMMAVMGILLAHEMGHFIQAVRYGVPASLPFFIPMPFTPLGTMGAVIGMQGSEADRKELFDIGLSGPLAGLVVALPIAWIGIQQAQPFPMNAPSGIHFQDPLLFRVLMQKLHPELLPGQELTMNPLLMAGWVGMLITGLNMLPISQLDGGHVSYALFGKGSFWLARAVVVAAVAFMLISGVYGWMVMLLLVTMIGVQHPPTANDRVELGWGRRLLGLASLAIPVLCLAPNPISAIGN, from the coding sequence ATGAGCACGCCGTACGAGCCGTTCTCGGACCAACCGCCTTATCCGGCTTCCAGCACGATTACCGTAGCCTCGGGCCCGGTCCCCGAGAGCCAGATTCCGCCGTTGCCCCCGCGCCGCTATCGCACGCGGCCGCGGCGCGTGCTTTTGCCCGCACTGCTATTTGTGGCGACATGCGTGGCCACATTCTGGGCCGGTAGCAATCCCAGCATCCAGATCATGCGGCACGACTTCGTGAACCAGGTGTTCCCGGGATTTGGGGGTGGCGCCGATGGCATCATGCTCATCGGCCGCTGGCACGATGGGCTGGTCTACATGATGGCCGTGATGGGTATCTTGCTCGCGCACGAGATGGGGCACTTCATTCAGGCCGTGCGCTACGGCGTGCCCGCCAGCTTGCCCTTCTTCATTCCCATGCCCTTTACCCCTTTGGGAACCATGGGCGCGGTGATCGGTATGCAAGGCTCCGAAGCCGACCGCAAGGAGCTGTTCGATATCGGGCTGTCTGGGCCGCTCGCCGGGCTGGTCGTGGCGCTGCCGATTGCCTGGATCGGCATTCAACAGGCGCAACCCTTCCCGATGAATGCGCCCTCCGGCATCCATTTTCAAGATCCGCTGCTCTTCCGAGTTCTGATGCAGAAACTGCACCCTGAGCTGCTGCCCGGCCAGGAATTGACCATGAACCCGCTGTTGATGGCCGGCTGGGTTGGAATGTTGATCACCGGTCTGAATATGCTGCCGATCAGCCAGCTCGATGGCGGACACGTATCTTATGCCCTGTTCGGCAAAGGCTCATTCTGGCTGGCACGCGCCGTGGTGGTAGCCGCCGTGGCATTCATGCTCATTAGCGGTGTCTATGGCTGGATGGTGATGCTGCTTTTGGTCACGATGATCGGCGTGCAACATCCGCCCACGGCCAACGACAGGGTCGAATTGGGGTGGGGCCGGCGCCTGCTTGGGCTGGCCTCGCTCGCCATCCCGGTGCTGTGTCTGGCGCCGAATCCGATCAGCGCGATCGGGAACTGA
- a CDS encoding DMT family transporter, whose product MVDASEGGSRRLSGKALGRTCVVLAALLWSTNGLFVKSHVFDDWPQDVRGTLLAFWRALFAGVLVLPAVRKPRWEWRLVPMALAFTAMNVTFLQSMTLTTAANAIWLQSTAPLWVFLFGLTLYRDVHDPRDLVPLVCGLAGAAVILSFELRTNSLESRAGVGVLLGLLSGISYATVVVSMRRLRGHSGAFIVALNHLAAAALIAPYLLYRGEAVSGYQLLVLAAFGFFQMGLPYLLFARGLREISGQEGAALALLEPVLVPIWVMLTPAGERPAWWTVAGGALILAGLVIRYVQAERAAENHE is encoded by the coding sequence ATGGTGGATGCATCGGAAGGCGGCTCGCGGCGACTCTCCGGCAAAGCGCTGGGACGTACCTGCGTCGTTCTGGCGGCGCTTCTGTGGAGCACCAACGGCCTGTTCGTGAAGTCGCACGTCTTCGACGATTGGCCGCAGGACGTTCGTGGCACGCTGTTGGCCTTCTGGCGGGCCCTGTTCGCGGGCGTACTCGTACTGCCGGCCGTGCGAAAGCCGCGCTGGGAATGGCGGCTGGTGCCGATGGCGCTGGCCTTCACGGCCATGAACGTCACCTTCCTGCAGTCGATGACACTGACCACGGCCGCCAATGCCATCTGGCTGCAAAGCACCGCGCCTTTATGGGTGTTTCTGTTCGGGCTGACCTTGTACCGCGACGTACACGATCCGCGTGACCTGGTGCCACTGGTTTGTGGCTTGGCCGGCGCGGCCGTGATCCTGTCGTTCGAGCTGCGCACCAACAGCCTGGAATCGCGGGCCGGTGTGGGCGTGCTCTTGGGCCTGCTGTCGGGCATTTCCTACGCGACCGTCGTCGTGTCGATGCGCCGGCTGCGCGGCCATTCGGGCGCGTTTATCGTGGCGCTTAATCATCTGGCGGCCGCCGCGTTGATCGCGCCTTATCTGCTGTACCGCGGCGAAGCGGTGAGCGGCTATCAACTGCTGGTGCTGGCGGCGTTCGGCTTCTTTCAAATGGGCTTGCCGTATCTGCTCTTTGCGCGCGGGCTGCGGGAGATATCGGGTCAGGAAGGAGCGGCGCTGGCTCTGCTGGAACCGGTACTGGTGCCGATCTGGGTCATGCTCACGCCCGCCGGCGAACGCCCGGCCTGGTGGACCGTGGCGGGCGGAGCGTTGATTCTCGCGGGACTGGTAATCCGCTACGTGCAGGCCGAGCGGGCCGCGGAGAATCACGAATGA
- a CDS encoding MarR family transcriptional regulator: MLDYDFETSVGYWVFATAHALSCAMNEELAAHGITSRQWEVLACISHDGELSQSELAERMHIEAPTLVGVLDRMERDGWIVRVTDDNDRRRKLIRPTPRAEEEWARMVACGLAVRARATHGLSEDELRVLRETLKTMCENMHALVSGRVAPLHAQPQPVNGASN; the protein is encoded by the coding sequence ATGCTCGATTACGACTTCGAAACTAGTGTTGGATATTGGGTGTTTGCCACGGCGCACGCGCTGAGCTGTGCCATGAACGAGGAACTGGCGGCCCACGGCATCACTTCGCGGCAATGGGAAGTACTGGCCTGCATTTCGCACGATGGCGAGCTGTCGCAATCGGAACTTGCCGAGCGGATGCACATCGAAGCGCCGACTTTGGTGGGCGTGCTCGATCGCATGGAGCGCGACGGTTGGATCGTCCGAGTGACCGACGATAACGATCGCCGCCGCAAGTTGATTCGTCCCACCCCGCGCGCCGAGGAAGAGTGGGCTCGCATGGTGGCCTGTGGCCTGGCCGTGCGTGCTCGTGCCACTCACGGCTTGAGCGAAGACGAATTGCGCGTGCTGCGCGAAACCCTGAAGACGATGTGCGAGAACATGCACGCCTTGGTGAGTGGTCGCGTCGCTCCGCTGCACGCTCAGCCTCAGCCCGTGAACGGCGCGTCGAACTGA